The nucleotide window ATAAAATCATTTTTGTTTCTTGGATTTTGGAGTGCTATTTTCCAAACTTTAGGTCCGAAACATCTGATATCACCACCAGCATTTATCATACCTGCTTTTATTCTATTTTTTTTCAATATCTCAACTGCTTTATCAACTGCATATCCTTTTGCAATCCCGCCTAAATCAATTTTCATCCCTTTTTTTATGAAGTTAATTTTTCTGTTCTGCTCGTCAATACTAATATTTTTTGAGCCTACAAGTTGACGAACTTTTGTTATTTTTTCTGCTGTTGGTAATTTCCCATTTTTTTTTGCAGTTTTCCAAAGTTCAATTATCGGCATAATAGTAATATCAAACGCACCGTTAGAAATTTCAGAAAAATAAACTGATTTTTTTATAAGTTGAACTGCCTCATCAGACATAATTGCTGAACCGTTTTTATTTAATTGTGAAATCTCTGACTCTGGTTTATAGACAGAGAAAATATTTTCAACCCGAGTGATTTCATTAAAAGCGGCTGAAATTGATTTTTTAGCAGTTGTTTCATCAAACGACCACACTTTTATTTCAACTGTTGTTCCCATTAGAATTCCAATCTTAGAAAATTCTTTTACACTAAGAGAACAACCGGTCAACAAAACCAAAAGAAACAGAATAACACTCATTGTGAGATAAATATTTTTACAGGCTGACTTGTATTTGTATTTTCCCATATATCTGTTGCACAAACTCGCAGATAAAGTGTGCTTTGTAGATGCTGTGGCAACTTTTTAGGATTCAGCGAAAACATATATGGTGCGGTATAGACGATAAAACCATGCTGGGTCCAATTTTTTTTATCGCTGGATATTTCAAGCCATGCTTTCTCAATCTCATTACCGAGGACTGAGGCATAGATATTTTTTTTCTCTGTAATTTTTTCGTTATCTGTAATTCCCATAAGATGCAAAGTTATATTTTGTGATACTTCAGGAACAAATTTTAGTGCGATTGCTGGCTCAAAAACGGTTATTGGCGATTTAAGCGTTGTTGTGCTATAATATTGTGGCGGGTTGCCTTTTATTTCATCATTGATAAAACTATTCGTCTCCTTGCCACCCCAAGCAGCAGCAATTATTGGACTGTTTGAAGAATCGGTCAAAGATGCAGATGTTGACCATAAAGCGATATAATTTTCACCACCAAAATTTAGTTCATTTAACGGAATTGGTGTCCAAAACCAGCGGGACTCACCAACATGTTCAATTGCAAGTTCACTATCACCTTCAAATGGGATATCAGATGTTGCAGTTAAAAATTTCCAGTTTGTTTCTTTCCATACTGGCGTAGATGAGACCGCTATATAGATGTCACCTGGAATTGCTTCTTTATCAAGTGTAGGTTTCCCATTAACATAAACCTGTCTTGATTTCATTCTGCCGAGTTTAGCACCGACAAAAACTTTTTTGTAGTTTGACATATCTTCTGGAACGACGATTTGTTCAATCCAGACCCTGTTATATCCGACATACCAGAAGCCATCCCAACCACCACCATTTGCAAAAAGCCGGTAATCATTTGGATTATTTGTAGCACAAAGATAGATAGGATAGGAGATTGTTGTCTGGCTGTAAAGGCAGCAAATAGCGAATAGTGAATAGCAAATAGCAAATAGCAAATAGCGGATAGAGGCGAGCGGATAGCGTACAGAAAACCAACTTCTAACCTCTCTACGCTCTACGCTATTTCTTAATTGCCTAATTGCTAAATTGCTTAATCGCTTAATCGCTGATGTTATTTGCAAGCCATTTTCTGACTGTATCTGCATTAGGTCCTCCTGGTTTTAACTGAAGATATTTTTGAAAATAATTTTTTGCTTCTTTTTTGTTTTGAATCTGCGAATATATTACGGCTATATTATAGTAAATATCTGCATTTTCTGGTGTATATTCTATTGCTTTTTTATAGTCAGAAATTGCGTTTTCAATTTTTCCGGCAGTATAATTTTTATAGCCCTTATTCTGATAGATTTTTGATAACTGACCAAGCGAATCTTTATCTGTGGAATCATACTGATATGCATTTTGGAAACATTCTATTGCTTTGTTTTCCTTTTGCTGTTCTAGATACAAAAGTCCGAGATTGTAATATGCAGGCGAATATGAGGAGTCAAGCGAAATCGTATGGGATAACGCGAAAAATGCATCGTCAAACTTTTTTTGCTGTCTCAAAATATCGCCGATATTATTGTTTAGCCAGATAAGGTCTTTACCTGATTGAAGCGCTTTTTTTAACTCTATAATTCCTTCTTTTTTTTGGTTATTGTTAATCAAAAACTTTCCATAAAAATACGGGTATCTTGCAACAACTTCCTGTTCTCTGTATTCATAATATTCTTTAGCCAGCCGCTGAACATAAAAAAACTGAAACTCATATTTTTTAGTGTTGGTTATAGTCCAGATTAACCCATTTAATAATAGTGGTTTTCCTATTTTTTCAGTATTTACTGCTGAATAGTATTTGATATCTTTTTCAGATAAATTTTTTGCTGAGAAGATATTATTATACGAATCTATTACTGTTATATCTGGTCTTTTATGGACTACATTTTTCAGATAAGAAATCGTAAAAATTGTTTCATCAACCTCATCGTATAAATACAATATACCATTTTTTGCGATAGATTTCAATATATTCACAGGATAATCATATCCAACAAAATTATATCTATTATTATTTCTTTTTATGTTTGAGAATACCTGAAAACCTAATATCAGAAGAACTGGTACCAAGCATAGTTTGATTTTTCCTAACTCAAAAATCTCATAACCAATCCATATTGAAACCATTATCCATGCAGGTATGTAATATGGCGTGAATGCATCAATATCCTGTGGTGTAAATTTGAAATTGAGCAGGAATATCAGTCCGAAGGTATTGACAAGAAAAATTAAGCAAGTGAGTATTGCAAATTTTATATTTTTTTTTATGATTTTAATCAACCCAGCAATCGCGATTAAACAGAACCCAAGCCCAAAATTTTCTAACACCTGTTCTGCCAGATTTTTCATAAATAAAACTTTGGTTTCAAATCCTACCTTTTTTGCTA belongs to Elusimicrobiota bacterium and includes:
- a CDS encoding FAD:protein FMN transferase — encoded protein: MGKYKYKSACKNIYLTMSVILFLLVLLTGCSLSVKEFSKIGILMGTTVEIKVWSFDETTAKKSISAAFNEITRVENIFSVYKPESEISQLNKNGSAIMSDEAVQLIKKSVYFSEISNGAFDITIMPIIELWKTAKKNGKLPTAEKITKVRQLVGSKNISIDEQNRKINFIKKGMKIDLGGIAKGYAVDKAVEILKKNRIKAGMINAGGDIRCFGPKVWKIALQNPRNKNDFITVLRISDKAVTTSGDYERYFEIDKMKISHIIDPLSGYPADKSISATIISDTATDADALATASFVLGAEKMIELYKKQKNFEYLLIDNEKKITKTAGFSNYE
- a CDS encoding DUF2723 domain-containing protein, which gives rise to MVFIIAVVLFTVYLYTLHPAVSVGDSGELITAAYTLGITHPPGYPLWTILGKIFTVIIPFGNIAYRVNLMSAFFGTLTCLIVYLITKDMRYEIRDKSKNPSPFSHLPSLICALALAFSSTFWSQAIISEVYTLNAFFVVLIIYLLLARYSLLAFFIYGLSLTNHYIMFLFGPVFVLYIIWKNPKVLNWKTFFSFFIFLLLGWVLYLYLPIRSAQKPPIDWGNPENFTNFSAHLGRFQYRGLELAKKVGFETKVLFMKNLAEQVLENFGLGFCLIAIAGLIKIIKKNIKFAILTCLIFLVNTFGLIFLLNFKFTPQDIDAFTPYYIPAWIMVSIWIGYEIFELGKIKLCLVPVLLILGFQVFSNIKRNNNRYNFVGYDYPVNILKSIAKNGILYLYDEVDETIFTISYLKNVVHKRPDITVIDSYNNIFSAKNLSEKDIKYYSAVNTEKIGKPLLLNGLIWTITNTKKYEFQFFYVQRLAKEYYEYREQEVVARYPYFYGKFLINNNQKKEGIIELKKALQSGKDLIWLNNNIGDILRQQKKFDDAFFALSHTISLDSSYSPAYYNLGLLYLEQQKENKAIECFQNAYQYDSTDKDSLGQLSKIYQNKGYKNYTAGKIENAISDYKKAIEYTPENADIYYNIAVIYSQIQNKKEAKNYFQKYLQLKPGGPNADTVRKWLANNISD